A single region of the Salvelinus sp. IW2-2015 linkage group LG20, ASM291031v2, whole genome shotgun sequence genome encodes:
- the gadd45gip1 gene encoding large ribosomal subunit protein mL64 codes for MXTSMLCRRTAIFSWAIRGVSPLKSYNPASSHWGXLHQIANYNPKPLKLNLKDPYIPDRESEKTPEWQKTAKYDRKLFGRYGSSSGXDPAKLWPSHAQLEEMIAEEREWNPPLQVMLKNVEAKTKEANAKRLAREKLVAANMAKMPKMVADWRKEKREAKQKLKDEKARRERLLAEARERFGYAMDPRSPKFLEMVSEIEKEKKKKRKLMKRRLKEEQSHVPPAASSAASSS; via the exons ATGMCGACCTCCATGTTGTGCAGGAGGACAGCAATATTTAGCTGGGCTATTCGAGGGGTTTCACCCTTAAAATCATATAATCCTGCKAGCTCACACTGGGGGSTTCTACATCAGATAGCAAATTATAACCCTAAACCACTGAAATTAAATTTGAAAGATCCATACATACCAGATAGAGAAAGCGAGAAAACTCCGGAATGGCAGAAGACAGCGAAGTATGACCGCAAGCTATTCGGCCGGTATGGCTCTTCGTCGGGAATKGACCCTGCAAAGCTGTGGCCCAGCCATGCCCAGCTCGAGGAGATGATagcagaggagagggaatggAACCCTCCGCTCCAGGTGATGCTGAAGAACGTCGAGGCAAAAACGAAGGAAGCCAATGCGAAACGTCTCGCGAG AGAGAAACTGGTTGCAGCCAATATGGCCAAGATGCCTAAGATGGTGGCTGACTGGAGGAAGGAAAAACGGGAGGCGAAACAGAAGTTGAAAGATGAGAAGGCCCGTCGTGAAAGGCTGCTAGCTGAGGCCAGAGAACGCTTTGGCTACGCTATGGACCCCCGAAGCCCCAAGTTCCTGGAGATGGTCAGTGAAATtgaaaaggagaagaagaagaaaaggaagCTGATGAAACGTAGACTAAAAGAAGAACAGAGCCACGTCCCTCCTGCTGCTTCCTCGGCTGCTTCCTCGTCATAA